The sequence GTGCACGGCCTTGTGGCCGCCGGTCTCATCGCCGATGGCCCAGGGGCTGCCCGGGTCGTTGGGGCCGGCCTTGAGCGCGTTGTCCTGGCCCTTGCGGTGCGTCTTGCCGATGGGGTGGATGGGCGGCAGGTAGAGCACGTCGAAGCCCAGCTCCGCGACATAGGGCAGGCGCGCGATGAGGTCCTTGAAGGTGCCGTGGACGCCGGGCTTGGGCGAAGCCGAGCGCGGGAAGAGCTCGTACCAGGCGCTGAAGCGCGCCTTGACGCGGTCGACGGAGACCGCGAGCTCCCGGCCGTGGCGCACGAACGTCTGCGGGTCGCCCCAGGCGCTGGCCAGGCCGGTGAGCTCTGGCGCGGCCAGCCGCGCCGCCTTCTCGCGCGGGTCGCCGCGCGTCTCCAGGTCCTTGGCCAGGTCCTTGAGCAGGCGCGCCTGCGCCTTTTGGCCCGCGGCCTCGGCCCGGCCCGCGGCCTCGGCCGCGAGCCCCGCTCCGACCGGCAGCTCCGGCCGCACGTCCTGGCCGGCTTCCAGCCGCTTCTTGAGGTCTCTCAGCCAAGTGAGGAAAGGCTCGATGCGGGCCTGGACCGTGTAGCGGTACTGGCCCAGCTCCGCGACCGTGAATTCGGCGCGCCAGCGGTCGTTGCCCAGGGGGCGCATGGGCACCTGCGTCCACTCCGCGTCGTCTTCGTTGCGGTAGAGCATGAAGCAGACCAGCTCGTCATGGCCGTCCGCGAAGACGTCGGCTTCCACGCAGACCGGCTCGCCCACGACCCGTTTGATGGGGAAGCGCCCGTCGTCGAGCTCGGGTCGGACCTTTTCGATGACCACGCGCTTGTCGGGCGCGGCCGAAGGCTTCTCCTTGGGCGCGGCCGGCGCGGCGGCTCGTTTGGGGCTGTCCTTGGCTGGCCCGGGCAGCCAGACCGCTGCCGCATCTGCGCCGTTCGTCGCTTTCTTATCCAAGGTCCCTCCTAGAATCCTAGCGCGCGCTCCTTCCATAGACCACCACGCAAAGGGGCGCCAAGCTCAGTTCCACCGAGCCGCCGGCCAGCCGCTCCACGGCCGGACTGCCGGGCCCCCCCCACTGGGGCTGGGCCGAGTCCAAGAGCTTGGCCCAGCCGCCTCCGGGAAGCTCCAGGCGCAGGCGGCCGGCGCTCTTGTTGAAATGCAGGACGAAGAACGCTTCCTCGGCGCCGGCTCGGCGCCGCACCGCCAAAGCCCGGGCCTCCTCATGGACCTCCACGTCGAGGTTCTGCCGGTCGCGCGGGGCCAAGGCCGGATGCTCCCGCCGCAGAGCGTAGAGGCGGCGATAGAAATCCTGGAGGAGCGCGTGGCGGCCTTTGCGGCGCAGGCCGCAGTCGAGCTTGCAGCGCGAGAAAGTGCCGGCCGCGTTCGGGTCCGGGGAGGTCCTGTCTGGCCAGGCGAAGGAGTCGAACATCCGGCCGCGTCCCTGCCGCACCGAGGCCGCCAGGCTGCGGTCGTGGTGGCTGGTGAAATAGAGGAAGGGCGCCGTCTCTCCGTATTCCTCGCCCATGAACAACAAGGGGAGGTAGGGCGAGAGGGCCACCGCCCCGGCCGCCAGCTTCAAGGCCTCGAAGTCCACCAGCGCGGAGAGCCGCTCGCCTTGGGGCCGGTTGCCGGCCTCGTCGTGGTCTTGGGCGTATACCACGAACCGGGAGGCGGGCAGGCCCTGCGCGCTGCGGCCGTGGCTGCGCCGCCTCCAGGATGAGTATTGGCCGACGTAGACGTAGGCCTCGCGATAGGCCCGGGCCAGGTCCTGGAGGCCCGAGAAGTCCGCGTAGTAGCCGGCGAGCTCGCCGGTCAGGGCGGTGTGCAGGGCATGGTGGAAATCCTTGTCCCACTGCGCGTCGCAGCCCCAGCCGCCCTGAGCGCCGGGCCGGACGACGCGTGGGTCGTTGAGGATGCTCTCGGCGATGATGTGCACCCGGCGGCCTTGGGCCGCGCCGAGCTCGTGGGCGGCCTGGCTGAGTTCCTCCACGAACGGCCGGGCCGAGAAGTCGCGCAGGGCGTGCACCGCGTCTAGGCGCAGGCCGTCGATGTGGAATTCGTCCAGCCAGCGCAGGGCGCTCTCGATGAAGAAGCGGCGCACCTCGTCGGAGTCGGCTCCGTCGAGGTTGACGGCCTCCCCCCACGGGGTCTTGCCGGTGAGATAGGGACCGAAGTCGCGCAGGGTGTTGCCCTCGGGACCAAGGTGGTTGTAGACCACGTCGAGCATGACCGCCAAGCCGCGCCGGTGCGCGGCGTCTACGAGGCGCTTGAGCCCGCGCGCTCCGCCATAGGAGTCCTGGACGGCGAAGGGGTAGACCCCATCGTAGCCCCAGTTGCGCTGTCCGGGGAACTGGGCCACGGGCATGAGGCAGAGGGTGGTCACGCCCAGCCCGGCGAGGGGCTCGAGCTGGGGGATGACGCCGGCGAAGGTCCCGGCGCGGGAGAAGGCCCCCACGTGGAGCTCGTAGATGACGGCGTGTTCCAAAGGCAGGCCTTTCCAACTCCGGTCGTGCCAGGCGAAGGCCGGGTCCATGACAGCCGATGGGCCGTGCACGCCGCTGGGCTGGCAGCGCGAGGCGGGGTCAGGCCTCTCCTTCTTGCCGTCGAGCCGATAGAGGTATTCCGTCCCGGGCTTGATGCCGGGCAGAGCGGCCCAATGATAGCCCGAGCCGTCGGTCTCCATGGGGACCAAGGCCATCCTGGGCGAGAGCAGGCGCAAAGCGACCTTGCGCGCCGACGGCGCCCAGACCAGGAACTCGCAGCACTCCGGCCCGAGGCAGCGGGCTCCGAGGCCGGCGGGCTTGGAGCGGGCCAGGACGGCTCCTCTCACACCAGGCTCCGGTAGAGCTGGAGGGTCTTGCGAGCGACCCCGGCCCAGCTGAACTGGGTCTCCACGCGGCGCCGGCCTTCGGCCGCGAAGCGCTTCTGCAGGGCCGGGCTGCGCAGGACCCGGTTGACGGCCGAGGCCAAGTCGCGCGAGAACTTGCGGGCGTCCTTGGGCTCGTAGGTCCCGTCCTGGCGCGGCGTGAAGGGCACCAGCAGGCCGGTCTTCCCCGGGACCACGACTTCCAATATGCCGCCGGTGGCCGAGGCCACGACCGGCGCGCCGCAGGCCATGGCTTCGACGTTGATGATGCCGAAGGGCTCATAGATCGAGGGGCAGCAGAAGACGGCGGCGTGGCTGTAGAGCTCGATGACGTCCGGCTTGGGGAGCATCTTCTGTATCCAGATGACGTCCTTGCGGACGCGGCGGATGCGCGCCACCGCGGCTTCCATCTCCGCGGCGATCGACTGGGTGTCCGGGGCTCCGGCGCACAGCACGATCTGGGCCGCAGGGTCGATATGGGGCAAAGCGTTGACCAAGTGGATGATGCCTTTCTGCCGGGTGATGCGGCCCACGAAGAGCGCGTAGGGCCGGCTCGGGTCGATGCCCCACTGCCTGCGGGCCCGCGTCGACAGGCTCGGACGGTATTCTTTGAGGTCGATGCCGTTGTGGATGACGTGCACCTTGGAGGCGGGGAGGTCGTAGCAGGAGAGGATGTCTTTCTTCATCCCGGCGGAGACGGCGATGAGCGCGTCCGCGGCCTCGACGGCATTGCGCTCGATCCAGCTGCTGAGGTCGTAGGCGTTGCCGAGCTGCTCGCGCTTCCAGGGGCGCAGGGGCTCCAAAGAGTGGGTGGTCATGACGAAAGGGATCTTGTGGAGAATCTTGGCGAAGAAGCCGCCGAGGTTGGTGTACCAGGTGTGGCAGTGGACGATGTCGGCGGTGTTGTTCTTGCAGAACTGGAGGTTGACGCTCAGCGCTTCCAAAGCCTTGCCGTAGCCCTTGTACGCGTCCTGGGACAGCTCCTTCCAGGCCTGATAGCCGGTGACCTGCAGGCGGGGCTTCTTGGAGCTCTGGTCGCCGAAGCAGCGGACCTCCACATCCATGAGCTTGGCGAGCTCGCGGGTGAGGTATTCGACGGCCACGCCGGCGCCGCCGTAGGTGTAGGGAGGGTATTCGTTGGTGTAGAAGACGACTTTCATGGCCCTATTGTAGTAAAAAGGGGTCAGACCCTCACAAACTTCACATCCGTTAGTGAAAGACTGATATCGCTAGAAGGCGAGCAGCCCGACGCCGGCGCAGATCAAGACCGTCCCGGTCAGCTTCACCCAGGAGAAGGTCTCCCCGAGGAAAGCCAGGGCCAGCAGGAAAGTGACCAGCGGGAAGGTGGAGCTCAAGGGCACCATGCGCAGCGCCTCGCCCGACGACAAGGCCTTGATGTAGCAGAAGACCCCGGTCAAGGTCAGCACCAGGCTCACCGTGATGAGAAGGAGCGGCAGCTTGCCCGCCGCGGACACGGCCGCGCGCGCCGGCAGCCAGCCCCAGAAGAAGAGCGCCAACGACAAGACCGCGTTGACGCCCATGCGCACCACGAAGGTCTCGTTGGCGCCCAGGTAGCGCAGGGTCAGCTTGTCGATGACGCCTGCGACGCCCCAGAGCAGCACGGTCAGGAAGATGAATGCCCCGGGTGTTTTGATCATCGCAGTTTCTGGCCGGACGCGGCCGGGATGTCCAATGTCAAGACCTGACCCCCTAGACCAGGTTTCTGATGCAGGCTTCCATGATATGCGGCGCGCTCAGGCCGTGCCGCTCGTAGAGCTCGGCCGACAAGCCCGACTCGCCGGTCTCGCGCACGCCCAGGCAGACCACCGGCTTGCCCGCGCCGAAGGACGCCGCGGCTTCGCAGACCGCGCTGCCCAAACCGCCCACGATATTGTGGTCCTCCACCGTCACCAGCCGCTCGCTGTCCTTGGCGAAATCCTCCACCGAATCCACGTCGAAAGGGGCGAGCGTCCCGGCGTTGGCCACCCGCACGGCGAACCCCTTGGGCTGGAGCTGTTTGGCCGCGGCGACGGCTCCCCCCACCGTCCCGCCGGAGGCCAGTATCGTGGCCTGGAAATGCTTCGCCTTCGGCTCCGGTTCCCAGACCACGTCGAGCTTTCCGACTTCGAACTTATAGTCCGGCTTGTGGACGTCATCGAGCTTCTGGCGCGTCAGGCGCAGATAGACCGGCCCTTGGTGCTGGAGCATCCACTCCACGGCTTGGCGGGCCTCCAAGGCGTCGCCCGGCTGCAGGACGGTCATGCCGGGCAGGGAGCGCATCGCGGCCACGTCCTCCAGCCCCATCTGCGAGGCCCCGTCGTCGCCGATGCCCAGGCCCGCGTGCGTGCCCACCAGCTTGACGTTGGCCCGGTTCAAGGTCACGGCGACCCGGATGGTCTCGAGGCGCCCGATCAGGAAGCAGGCGAAGCTCGTGCAGACCGGGACCTTGCCGAACAGGGCCATGCCCGCGGCCGCGCCGATCATGTTCTGCTCGGCGATGCCGAATTCGAAGTGCCGGTTCGGGTGCTTCTTCGCGAAACCCACGGTCATCGTGGACTTGGAAAGGTCCGAGTCCAGCACCACGAGCTGAGGGAACTTGTCCGCCAACTCGACCAACGCCTCGCCGAACGCTTCCCGGGTCGCCTTAGGCACTGAGTATCTCCTTGAGAGCCTTCTCGGTCTCTTCCTTGTTGGGCGCCTTGCCGTGCCAGGCGATGTTGTCTTCCATGAAGGAGACCCCCTTGCCCTTGACCGTCTTGGCCACGATGGCCTGCGGCCTGCCCTTGACCGCCTTCGCTGCGCCCAGCGCCGCGTCGATGCCGGCCAGGTCGTGGCCGTCTATCGTCCGCGTTTCCCATCCGAAGCTCTTGAGCTTCTCGGCCAGGGGTTCGATCGGCATGACCTCGTCGACATGTCCGTCGATCTGCCCGTTGTTGTGATCCACGATCAGAGTCATGTTGTCCAGCTTGAATTTCGGGGCGGCCATCAGGGCTTCCCAGACCTGGCCTTCCTGCATCTCTCCGTCTCCGGTCACCACGTAGACTCGCTGGTCCGTGCCGTCTAGTTTCGCCGCCAGGGCCATGCCTAGGCCGATGGAAAGGCCCTGGCCAAGAGAGCCGGTCGCGGCCTCGATGCCCGGCAGGCGGTGCCGTTCCGGGTGGCCCTGCAGGCGCGAGCCCAGCTTGCGCAGGGTCATGAGCTCTTCCTTCGGGAAGAAGCCCCGGTGCGCCATGACCGCGTAGAGGGCCGGGCAGGCGTGGCCCTTGGAGAGGACCAGACGGTCGCGGCTCGGCCAGTCCGGCCGCTTGGGGTCGTGACGCAGGTGCTTGTCGTAAAGCACGGCCAGGATGTCGATGACGGAGAGGGATCCGCCCGGATGGCCGGAGCCCGCAGCTGCGATCATGCGGATGATGTCCGCACGCAACTCTTTGGTCAAGGGAGCAAGTTCGGTAGGCACACGGCATTTTATCTAAATGTGCTAGAATCGAGCAACCATAAGGAGCTCTCCTACAACATGGAAATCAAAACCTACATCGGTGCCGTGCGCAAAGCCGCCGACTACGTCAAGAGCAGGGTTCCTGGTTTCTCCCCCCATGTCGGCATCATCCTGGGCTCAGGTCTGGCCAAAGCCGTGCCTATCCTGGAAAAGTCCATCATCATCCCCTACACCGACATCCCCGGTTTCCCCCGCACCACGGTGGCCGGGCACATGGGCAAGCTCATCCTCGGCCAGCTCCACGGCAAGAGCGTGGCCGTCATGCAGGGCCGCTTCCACTACTACGAAGGGCATTCCATGGAGAACATCGCCTTGCCCCTGCGCATGCTCGAGTACCTCGGCCTCAAGACCGTGTTCCTGACCGCGGCCGTGGGCTCGGTGCGCGAGGAGATCAAGCCCGGCCATTTCGTGGCCATCACCGACCACATCAATTTTATGGGCCGCAACCCCCTGCGCGCTTTTCACGAGGAGGAGTTCGGCGAGATGTTCCCGGACCTCGTCAACGCTTACGACCTGGACCTGCGCAAGCAGATCATCGCCATCTGCCACAAGCACAAGCTCTCCGTGCACGAGGGCGTCTACACCGCCGTGTGCGGCCCTTCTTACGAGACGCCCGCCGAGATCCGCGCCTTCCGCGCCTGGGGCGGAGACGTGGTCGGCATGTCCGTGGTCCCGGAGGTCATCCCGGCCCGGCAGATGGGCATCAAGGTCGCGGCGCTCACGTGGATCTCCAACATGTGCAGCGGCATGAGGGGCGCCTCCCTGAACCACAGCGAGGTCCTGGAGCTCGGCGCCAAGGTCTCCGAGGGCCTGCGCATCGTCCTCAACGACTTCATCAAAATCTCCTAGGCTTCGGGAGCCCCCCATGCGGATGCTCGACATCATCGCCAAGAAGCGCCTCGGCGGCAAGCACACGGACGAGGAGATCGCCTTCGTCGTCAAGGCCGCCTCGGACCCCAAGGTCGGCGTGCCCGACTATCAGCTCACCTCCTGGCTCATGGCCGTATGCTGCCGAGGCATGGATGAGACCGAGACCGCGGCCCTGACCCGGGCCATGGCGCTCTCCGGACGGCGGCTGGACCTCAAGCGCCTGCGCGCCCCCAAGGTGGACAAGCATTCCACCGGCGGCGTGGGCGACGGGATCTCCTTGGCCTTGGCCCCGCTCATGGCCGCCGCGGGCCTGGTCGTGCCCATGATGTCCGGCCGCGGCCTCGGCCACACCGGCGGGACCTTGGACAAGCTCGAGTCCATGAAAGGCTTCCGCGTGCGCATGGGTATCGACGAGATCACGTCCCAGTTGGCCCGTATCCGCGTGTGCATGTTCGGGCAGACCCAGGACCTGGCCCCGGCCGACCGCACGCTCTACTCCCTGCGCGACGCCTCCTCCACGGTCGAGTCCGTGCCCCTGGTCGTGGCCAGCATCCTCTCCAAGAAGTTCGCCGAGGACCTCGACGCCTTGGTCCTCGACGTGAAGATCGGCTCCGGCGCCATATTCAAGAACCCCAAGGACGCCCAGGCCCTCTCCCGCGCCTTGGTCAAGACCGCGCGCAAGCTCGGCCTCAAGGCCGTGGCGGTCCTGACCGCCATGGACCAGCCTTTGGGCCGCTACGTGGGCAACTCCCTGGAGGTCATCCAAGCCGTGGAGATTCTGCGCGGCGATTTCACCTCCGCGGACTACGCGGAATGCCTGCTGGCCTTGGGCGGCTGGATGATGCATCTGGGCGGCAAGGCCAAGGACCCCAAGGAAGGGGCGGCCCAGCTCGAGGCCGTCATCCGTTCCGGGGCGGCCCTGGTGTCGTTCCAGAAGATGATCGAGGCGCACGGCGCCGACCCGCGCGTGGCCAGCGACCTGGACCTCCTGCCCAAGGCCGCCATGAAGCGCGAGATCCTGGCCCCCCAGGCCGGCTACATCACCTGGCTCGACGCGCGCAAGGTGGGCGAGGCCGCGGTGATCCTGGGCGCGGGACGCGCGAACAAGGATTCCGCGCTCGACTACGGGGCCGGCTTCATCCTGGACCGGAAGGTCGGCTCCAAGGTCAAGAAGGGCGAATGCGTGGCCCGCGTCCACGGCAGCGACGGGGCCAGGATCGACGAGGCCACGGCGTACTTCTTGACCGCGCTCAAGATCGAGGGCAAGAAACCCAAGCCCATGCCGGTCATCCGGCAGGTGGTGAAATGATGGCTGGTAAAGTCTTCGTCTGCGACCATCCGCTCATCCAGGAGAAGCTGGCGACTTTGCGCGACCGTCGCACCGGCCACGAGGAGTTCCGCCGCACCATGTCGCAGGTCTCGACCTTGCTGGGCGCCGAAGCCCTGCGCGGCGTAAGGACCAGGAAGACCGTGGTGCGCACGCCCCTGGGCAAGTCGCCCGCCTTGGTGACGACTCAGCCGGTCGCCTTCGTGGCCGTGCTGCGCGCCGGTCTGGGAATGCTCCCCGGGCTCCAGCACCTCCTGCCCCAGGCTCATATCGGGCACATCGGGCTCTACCGCAACGAGGAGACCTTGAACCCGGTGCGCTACTACGTGCGCCTGCCCAAGAACATCCGGGACTGCTTCGTGGTGCTCTGCGACCCGATGCTGGCCACCGGAGGGTCGGCGGTGGAGTCTTTGCACATCCTCAAGACCGACAAGGCCAAGCAGATCGTGCTGGTCAGCCTCATCGCGGCCAAGGCGGGGGTGGCGCGGGTCCAGCGCGAGCACCCGGACGTGCCCATCTATCTGGCGGGAGTGGACGCCAACCTCAACCGCTCCGGGTTCATCATGCCCGGCCTCGGCGACGCGGGCGACCGCCTCTTCGCGACCTGAACGCGGCTACGGCTCAGGCCCCGGCGGGCAGGACCTCGAAGCCGGCCTCGCGGAAATGCCGGTCTGTCGAGATGGCGGCCGCGATGCGCAGCCTGCGCATGAGGATGAAACTCGTGCAGTCCGTGAACGAATAGGCCTTGTCCTTGTGGCGCACGAACCACGACCAAGCCTCGTCCTCGTCTTCGGCCGTCACCGGCGCGAGCTCGACGAAGGCGGGGTCCCGCAGGCTTTCCCCTAGACGGCAGGCTGCCGCGTGACCGCCGCGCATCCTGACCAAGGTGACCGCCTCGTCGAGAACAAAGTTGCTCGTCACCAAGCGTCCCTGCCACTGCTCGAAGGACCGGCTCAGGTGCTGGTGGTCCGGGTCGTCCTTGCGCGCCAGGGAGAACCAAGCGGACGTGTCGACATAGACCCGCTTCATGGCGCGGGCTGGTCCTTCGCGCCGCCGTAGAGGTAGCTGTCGTGGTCCCGGCCCGCGACGCCGCCGGGGTCGGAGAACATCCCGCAGATGTCGGCGAGGCGGGCGCCCGGCCTGCCTTTCTGGCCCGCGCCGAGGAGCCGGTCCACGGCCAGGCGGACGGCCTCGGAGAGACTGCGGTCCGTGCGCTTTGCCCAAGCCCTGAGCGCGGCGTACTGGCGCTGCTCCAGCAGGATCTGAGTCCGATGCATCATAAAATTATTATACATCATTACATCATCCTCCCGGGAAAGGGATGATGCTCCGATTCCCTACTACATATACGATCCAGGAGGCGTTTTGTTCCCAGGCCAGGACGGCCTGCTAGGGCCGCAGCTTGACGAAGTGCGCCGCGCAGCGATGGTACTTGTCCAGCCGCTCGACGGGCAGGTCGAACCGTTTGGCCAGGCGGTCGTCGAACTTGCTCATCTCCCCCATGTGCTCGAGCTTGAATACGATGTCCTCGGATTCGGATTTGATCTCGTTCTCGTACTCCCAGAAGGTCGAGAGAGGATGCAGGCCGGTGGGCCGGATGTGGAAGGCGCAGAGCTTGTCGAGGGAAGGCTCCAGGAAGCCGTCATCGAGCTTGACCCGGAACTTGTCCTTGCGGTAGAGGCAGATGATGGCGCCCCGGTCGATGCGGGCGATGGTCTTGTCGCCCAGGTGCCGGCGCATGGCTCCGGACATGGCGGGGTCCGAGTGGCGGCGCAGGATGTCGGTCACGGAGATGTCCGCGAAGTGCACGATGTCGTGGTGGCTCTCCTCGCGCACGGCGCTGGAGAGGCGGTCCGAACTGAACTCCGAGCGGAACAGAGCTCCCTTCTCGTGGAAACCGGGCCCCTTGTACTGGAGGTAGACGTAGGTGCCGTCGCCCTTGTAGCGCAGGCGCAGGCTGGCTCCGGCGCGCAAGAGAGACAGATCCGGCGTGTCGAGGTACTGGTCGAAGAAGGAATTCTCGCGCACGTGGCGCACGCCCTTGAGCGCGAAGAGGTGCTCGCGCAGGTCTTCGGCTTGCTCTGCGCGCACGCGGCGCTTGGATTCGATCTCGACGTGCCGGGGGTCTTCGATGCCCAACCGGCCGCACACTGCGCGCGCGGTCTCGTTCATCCCCGATATCATGCCTTTTCGGGGGCGGGCTCGCCAAGCAACTTGAACTCTTTTTGACCGCTTGCGGCTAAACTCCCATGAGAGCCGTCCCGGGTATGAGGGTATGCTGAATGTCCTGATTGCCGGCGCAGTCCTGAGCTTGCGCGCCTTCGCCTCTGGGCCTGAGGAGGCCCCGGCCTGGATAGGCCAGGGGCTCGAGGCTGAGAAAGGCTCGCCCGAGGCCCGGGTGCAGGCGGTGCCCGAGCGGCCGCGACGCAGCGACCGCTTCGACCATCTCATCATGAGACATGCCCGGCGCAACGCCTTGGACCCGGGCCTGGTCAAAGCCATCATCGCCACGGAGTCCCAGTTCACCGCGCACTGCGTCTCACCCAGCGGCGCCTTGGGGCTCATGCAGGTGATGCCGGCCACCGGCTCGGAGTTGGGCATCCCGGAGGGCGCCCTGCTCGATCCGGAGGCCAACATCCGGGCCGGCACGGACTATCTCAACCTGCTCTTCCGCGCGGCCTGGCGGCTCTATGGGATGCGGGGCCGCGGGTTCCATGAGTCCCCGCCCTGGCTGCGCCAGAGGGTCATCGCCGCCTATCACGGCGGGCCTCGCCTGCTGGCGTGTGCGGACTGGCCGCCCAAAACGCGGGACTATGTCGGAAAGGTGCTGCAGCGTCTGGAATCGCCGGTGAGCGAGCTCCGTCCGGGCTCGGACGATGCGGGCGTCTACCTGGCGAGCAAAGCCGCGAGCCAGTAGCACAGGGCGGCGATCAGGGCCGAGGCCGGTATGGTGAAGAACCACGCGGCCACGATGTCTCCCCCCACGCCCCAGCGCACCGCGCTGAGCCTCTTGAGCGAGCCCACTCCCATGATGGCGCCGGTGATGACGTGGGTCGTGCTCACGGGCGCGCCCAGGGCCGAGGCCAGGTAGAGAGTGGAGGCTCCCGCGGTCTGCGCGCAGAAGCCGTCCACCGGCCGCAGCTTGGCCACCTTCTGGCCCATGGTCTTGACGATGCGCCAGCCGCCGAAGAGAGTCCCGAAGCCCATGGCCGCCTGGCAGGCCAGGACCACCCAGGTCGGTATGTAGAACGTCGGGCCCAGCAGGCCGGCGGAGAAAAGCAGGACGGCGATGACGCCCATGGTCTTCTGCGCGTCGTTGCCGCCGTGGCCGAGGCTGTAGAGGGCCGCGGAGACGAGCTGACCTTTGCGGAACAGGGTGTCGACTCCCATCGGGGTCGCCCGCCGGCACGCCCAGGCCATGGCCACGCCCAAGAGCAGGCCGAGGATGAGGCCCAGGACCGGCGCCAAGACCATGAAGACCAAGGTACGGATGATCCCGT is a genomic window of Elusimicrobiota bacterium containing:
- a CDS encoding inorganic phosphate transporter encodes the protein MSLSIILIIALALAFDFINGFHDSASAISTVVSTRVLSPRAAVIWAAFFNFVAFLIFPLHIANTIGKGIINPAIVDPAIIAATLIGASGWDLLTWYWGLPTSSSHALIGGFIGAALVKVGTSALVWDGIIRTLVFMVLAPVLGLILGLLLGVAMAWACRRATPMGVDTLFRKGQLVSAALYSLGHGGNDAQKTMGVIAVLLFSAGLLGPTFYIPTWVVLACQAAMGFGTLFGGWRIVKTMGQKVAKLRPVDGFCAQTAGASTLYLASALGAPVSTTHVITGAIMGVGSLKRLSAVRWGVGGDIVAAWFFTIPASALIAALCYWLAALLAR